The Roseococcus microcysteis genome contains a region encoding:
- a CDS encoding mandelate racemase/muconate lactonizing enzyme family protein, which translates to MKIRGVSAEIRHLAKLGTAARGYAALDAPAFVLCRVEGEDGLVGQGVTGRFLAPQVAELLNTGIAEALAGQDARRIEAVGPMLTARFNPRGLGTVLTAAISALDMALWDLRARALGEPLWRLLGGARTEVPCYATVGLPGYSEEQLVQVCRDAISGGYVGVKMLVAAGGRSVAEDAARVRAVRAAIGPDACLILDANCGMQLGDAKRLARMVEECDIAWFEEPLRDNDIEGLVALRRAVRMPLGAGQMMHSLTWFREALARGALDWVQPNAAFCGGITGLLRVLALAEAHGVPVAHAGGWDIANAAALAAHGAGGWLEMHGAQASLRAMLEEDMVAEGGVMRLPDRPGIGFAFR; encoded by the coding sequence ATGAAGATTCGCGGCGTCTCGGCCGAGATCCGGCATCTCGCCAAGCTTGGCACCGCGGCGCGCGGCTATGCGGCGCTGGACGCGCCCGCCTTCGTGCTCTGCCGCGTCGAGGGTGAGGACGGGCTGGTCGGCCAGGGCGTCACGGGCCGCTTCCTGGCGCCCCAAGTGGCGGAACTGCTCAACACCGGCATCGCCGAGGCTTTGGCCGGGCAGGATGCGCGGCGCATCGAGGCGGTGGGGCCCATGCTCACCGCGCGTTTCAACCCGCGCGGCCTGGGCACGGTGCTGACCGCCGCGATCTCCGCCCTCGACATGGCGCTGTGGGATTTGCGGGCGCGCGCATTGGGTGAGCCGCTGTGGCGGCTGCTGGGCGGCGCGCGGACGGAGGTGCCCTGCTACGCCACGGTGGGCCTGCCCGGCTACAGTGAGGAACAGCTGGTGCAGGTCTGCCGCGATGCCATCTCGGGCGGCTATGTCGGCGTGAAGATGCTGGTGGCCGCCGGCGGGCGTTCCGTGGCCGAGGACGCGGCGCGGGTGCGTGCCGTGCGCGCGGCCATCGGGCCCGATGCGTGCCTGATCCTCGACGCCAATTGCGGGATGCAGCTGGGCGATGCCAAGCGCCTCGCCCGCATGGTCGAGGAATGCGACATCGCCTGGTTCGAGGAGCCGCTGCGCGACAACGACATCGAGGGGCTGGTGGCGCTGCGCCGCGCCGTGCGCATGCCGCTGGGCGCGGGGCAGATGATGCACTCTCTCACCTGGTTCCGCGAGGCGCTGGCGCGGGGTGCCCTCGACTGGGTGCAGCCCAACGCGGCCTTCTGCGGCGGCATCACGGGATTGCTGCGGGTGCTCGCGCTGGCCGAGGCGCATGGCGTGCCCGTGGCCCATGCGGGCGGCTGGGACATCGCCAATGCGGCCGCGCTGGCGGCGCATGGCGCGGGCGGCTGGCTGGAGATGCACGGCGCCCAGGCCTCGCTGCGCGCCATGCTGGAAGAGGACATGGTGGCCGAAGGCGGCGTCATGCGCCTGCCCGACCGTCCCGGCATCGGCTTCGCCTTCCGCTGA
- a CDS encoding FkbM family methyltransferase — MNAASQTPVAQTDMVAAVRWAYRLVLGRDPESDKVIANWASLQDPQAVLRHLARSGEAAEVAATNRPLIGTWPDAPLDAEAIRATGLLLHGTLPAPEEVEATLQLCPTGTALREAFLDSAAYAAARDGREAPVPVEAAPQPLPPHSEAEVTLDGRRLRIRGQEEDAYWSALRHGVVESSVISLLRVTRAHLAGGGQGAVLMDVGANIGLASLAMAQAAPGHAVLLAIEPNAANAGHLRHNLAANGLPRARVEEMALGARGGEAEFMADARNSATGHLVAHEAAAAGAGRTVRRVPVQRLDRLLADHGCERLDVLKVDVEGGEDEVLAGAGDLLARYRTLVHIEFNLWTIMAMAGANPRRVLENWAAAFPHIVAFGDDGNPAPLKDNALLMWFLYVTTTKRGGMGDLVLCHDLEWLKRWK, encoded by the coding sequence ATGAACGCCGCCAGCCAGACCCCCGTGGCGCAGACCGACATGGTGGCCGCCGTGCGCTGGGCTTACCGGCTGGTGCTCGGCCGTGATCCGGAAAGCGACAAGGTCATCGCCAATTGGGCCTCCCTGCAAGACCCCCAGGCCGTGCTGCGCCACCTGGCGCGCTCGGGCGAGGCGGCGGAGGTCGCGGCCACGAACCGCCCGCTGATCGGCACCTGGCCTGATGCGCCGCTCGATGCCGAGGCCATTCGCGCCACCGGCCTTCTGCTGCATGGGACACTGCCGGCGCCGGAGGAGGTGGAGGCCACCCTCCAGCTCTGCCCGACCGGTACGGCGCTGCGCGAGGCCTTCCTCGACAGCGCCGCCTATGCCGCCGCACGCGACGGACGCGAGGCGCCTGTGCCGGTCGAGGCCGCGCCCCAGCCCTTGCCGCCGCATAGCGAGGCGGAGGTGACGCTGGACGGGCGTCGCCTTCGCATCCGTGGCCAGGAGGAAGACGCCTATTGGTCCGCCCTGCGGCATGGGGTGGTGGAAAGCTCCGTCATCTCGCTGCTGCGCGTCACTCGGGCCCATCTGGCCGGGGGCGGGCAGGGGGCGGTGCTGATGGATGTGGGCGCCAATATCGGCCTCGCTTCGCTGGCCATGGCGCAGGCCGCACCCGGCCATGCGGTGCTGCTGGCCATCGAGCCCAATGCCGCCAATGCCGGCCATCTCCGCCACAACCTTGCGGCGAATGGCCTGCCCCGCGCCCGGGTGGAGGAGATGGCGCTGGGCGCGCGTGGCGGCGAGGCGGAGTTCATGGCCGATGCCCGTAACTCCGCGACCGGCCATCTGGTCGCGCACGAGGCTGCCGCCGCCGGCGCCGGGCGCACGGTCCGGCGCGTTCCGGTGCAGCGGCTGGACCGGCTGCTGGCGGACCATGGCTGCGAGCGGCTGGACGTGCTGAAGGTGGATGTGGAGGGCGGCGAGGACGAGGTGCTGGCCGGTGCCGGAGACCTGCTGGCGCGCTACCGGACCCTGGTGCACATCGAGTTCAACCTCTGGACCATCATGGCCATGGCCGGCGCCAATCCGCGCCGCGTGCTGGAGAACTGGGCCGCCGCCTTCCCGCACATCGTGGCTTTCGGCGATGACGGCAATCCCGCCCCGCTGAAGGACAATGCGCTGCTGATGTGGTTCCTCTACGTCACCACCACGAAGCGGGGCGGCATGGGCGACTTGGTGCTATGCCATGACCTGGAATGGCTTAAGCGCTGGAAGTAG
- a CDS encoding aspartate aminotransferase family protein produces MNEMVQLAHRVLPGGHFGNMASDIALVRGEGGHVWDSEGREYIDYLLGSGPMFIGHAHPEVTAAVLEQIPRGTTFFANNPAGIELAAAIVDAMPCAEQVRFLASGTEADMYAMRVVRAFRGREKILKFEGGYHGMSDHALMSLNPRRPGNFPHPIPDSAGIPARVQDEVLVAPFNDADAAVALIEAHHDELAGVILEPFQRLIPPVPGFLQAIRDVTARLGVPLIFDEVVCGFRFGYAGAQGHYGVTPDLCTLGKIIGGGFPLAALCGRADIMAHFDRAKVGEEGFLMQVGTLSGNPVAAVAGLATLAVLRRPGAYDDVFARGRRMMAGLTEALRRHGVTGQVVGEPVLFDVVYATGEIRNHRDTLRADGAVQAAVNRHLRAGGIMKGDSKYYLSTAHTDADVDRTLSLFDEALGAL; encoded by the coding sequence ATGAACGAGATGGTCCAGCTGGCCCACCGCGTCCTCCCCGGCGGGCATTTCGGCAACATGGCCTCCGACATCGCGCTGGTGCGCGGCGAGGGCGGGCATGTCTGGGACAGCGAGGGCCGCGAGTACATCGACTACCTGCTGGGCTCCGGCCCCATGTTCATAGGCCACGCCCACCCCGAGGTGACGGCGGCGGTTCTGGAGCAGATCCCGCGCGGCACCACCTTCTTCGCCAACAACCCGGCCGGCATCGAACTCGCCGCGGCCATCGTGGACGCCATGCCCTGCGCGGAGCAGGTGCGCTTCCTGGCCTCCGGCACCGAGGCCGACATGTACGCCATGCGCGTGGTCCGCGCCTTCCGTGGCCGCGAGAAGATCCTGAAGTTCGAGGGCGGCTACCACGGCATGAGCGACCACGCGCTGATGTCGCTGAACCCCCGCCGCCCCGGCAACTTCCCCCACCCCATCCCCGACAGCGCCGGCATTCCGGCCCGTGTCCAGGACGAGGTGCTGGTCGCGCCCTTCAACGACGCCGATGCCGCCGTGGCGCTGATCGAGGCGCATCACGACGAACTCGCCGGCGTGATCCTGGAGCCCTTCCAGCGCCTGATCCCGCCCGTGCCGGGCTTCCTCCAGGCCATCCGCGACGTCACCGCGCGCCTCGGCGTCCCGCTCATCTTCGACGAGGTCGTCTGCGGCTTCCGCTTCGGCTATGCGGGCGCCCAGGGCCACTACGGCGTCACGCCCGATCTCTGCACGCTGGGCAAGATCATCGGCGGGGGCTTCCCGCTGGCGGCCCTCTGCGGCCGCGCCGACATCATGGCGCATTTCGACCGCGCGAAGGTGGGCGAGGAGGGGTTCCTCATGCAGGTGGGCACCCTCTCCGGCAATCCGGTGGCGGCGGTGGCGGGCCTCGCCACCTTGGCCGTGCTGCGTCGCCCCGGCGCCTATGACGATGTCTTCGCGCGCGGGCGCCGCATGATGGCGGGCCTCACCGAGGCGCTGCGCCGCCACGGCGTGACGGGCCAGGTGGTGGGCGAGCCCGTGCTCTTCGACGTGGTCTACGCCACGGGCGAAATCCGCAATCACCGCGACACGCTGCGCGCCGATGGCGCCGTGCAGGCCGCGGTGAACCGCCATCTGCGCGCGGGCGGCATCATGAAGGGCGACAGCAAATACTACCTCTCCACCGCGCACACTGATGCGGATGTGGACCGCACCCTGTCGCTCTTCGACGAGGCGCTGGGGGCGCTGTGA
- a CDS encoding peroxidase-related enzyme (This protein belongs to a clade of uncharacterized proteins related to peroxidases such as the alkylhydroperoxidase AhpD.), whose translation MPSTHDFGFPMQSLDWASWVPVLDLDKATPDEIKVLEESHPKAKENPYYLLLVQEAEVLRQRSKLFNTIMYGPRGASRAERELAATAESRLNGCPYCASVHALRYVQMKGDPALMARLMKDGVETPMEARPRAIVDFAVKLAATPSAATEADVARLREQGLEDAQILDIAMSVAMFANANRLMQTLGEAVMPKDAA comes from the coding sequence ATGCCGTCCACCCATGATTTCGGCTTCCCCATGCAAAGCCTGGACTGGGCCAGCTGGGTCCCCGTCCTCGACCTCGACAAGGCCACGCCCGACGAGATCAAGGTGCTGGAGGAAAGCCACCCCAAGGCCAAGGAAAACCCCTACTACCTGCTGCTGGTGCAGGAGGCGGAGGTGCTGCGCCAGCGTTCCAAGCTGTTCAACACCATCATGTATGGGCCGCGCGGCGCCTCGCGCGCCGAGCGCGAGCTGGCCGCCACGGCGGAATCCCGGTTGAACGGGTGCCCCTACTGCGCCTCGGTCCATGCGCTGCGCTATGTGCAGATGAAGGGCGACCCGGCGCTGATGGCGCGGCTGATGAAAGACGGCGTGGAGACGCCCATGGAGGCCCGCCCCCGCGCCATCGTGGACTTCGCGGTGAAGCTGGCCGCCACTCCCTCCGCCGCCACCGAGGCCGATGTGGCGCGGCTGCGCGAACAGGGGCTGGAGGATGCGCAGATCCTGGACATCGCCATGTCGGTCGCGATGTTCGCCAATGCCAACCGCCTCATGCAGACCCTGGGCGAGGCGGTGATGCCGAAGGACGCCGCCTGA
- a CDS encoding carboxymuconolactone decarboxylase family protein: MRDLLDELAGIEPGSRLDGLRALRPDVRAAVAGSEAAIFEGESGLTTEERHAVAQAVAEWNGEAALAAHHAARAGASPRLPAMLAHAEMLTKRPDQATPAAVQALAEAGLAPRDVVMLSQLVAHMNFMARMLATFRLLERA, from the coding sequence ATGCGTGACCTCCTGGACGAACTCGCCGGCATCGAACCCGGCAGCCGGCTCGATGGGCTGCGCGCCCTGCGCCCCGATGTGCGCGCCGCCGTGGCCGGCAGCGAGGCCGCGATCTTCGAGGGCGAGAGCGGCCTGACCACGGAAGAGCGCCACGCCGTGGCGCAGGCCGTGGCCGAATGGAACGGCGAGGCCGCCCTGGCCGCGCACCACGCCGCCCGCGCCGGAGCCTCGCCTCGCCTGCCCGCCATGCTGGCGCATGCAGAGATGCTGACGAAGCGTCCCGACCAGGCCACGCCCGCCGCGGTCCAGGCCCTGGCCGAGGCGGGCCTCGCGCCGCGCGACGTGGTGATGCTCTCCCAGCTTGTCGCGCACATGAACTTCATGGCCCGGATGCTGGCCACCTTCCGCCTGCTGGAGCGCGCCTGA
- a CDS encoding NAD(P)-binding domain-containing protein: MNQTTRLASGALEARVRRDLEFLNLPPRNWVPPRARQGEAVLDVVVVGAGMNGIAAAGALIHRGISNIAVLEAREPGREGPWMTTARMDTLRSPKTLPGPCLGIPSLTFRAWHEDRFGPEAWGALYKIPNAMWQDYLSWLQRVLELPVRHGLRVTDIAPEDGLLRLAVETPQGPQSLLARHVVLATGRAGAGGLVWPSFVPLSLVPDLAIQACEPLDFAPLVGKSLAVIGAGASAWDNAATALERGAASATLYVRAKSLPQINKGRGSTGPHYFHGWDALTPEQRWELMGYMLDVRSPPPHETVHRALRLKGFSIVFGAPTLGARREGAQVVLSLGGETPREVAHDYLVVATGYRVDLDHVPELARFAPHAQRFGDVIPDAATRPDLAAFPFLGTGFELLPRGADAPSELGRIHLMNHGAIASLGAISSDIPGVMVAGERVAHAILRALMRAEWPAIREALQAFDEPELESTPFYVPRDMEPK; this comes from the coding sequence ATGAACCAGACCACCCGCTTGGCCAGTGGGGCGCTGGAGGCGCGGGTCCGCCGGGACCTCGAATTCCTGAACCTGCCGCCGCGCAACTGGGTGCCGCCCCGCGCCCGCCAGGGCGAGGCCGTGCTGGATGTGGTGGTGGTGGGCGCGGGCATGAACGGCATCGCGGCCGCGGGCGCTCTCATCCATCGCGGCATTTCCAACATCGCGGTGCTGGAGGCGCGGGAGCCGGGGCGCGAGGGCCCCTGGATGACGACGGCGCGCATGGACACGCTGCGCTCGCCCAAGACGCTGCCGGGGCCGTGCCTGGGCATCCCCTCGCTCACCTTCCGCGCCTGGCATGAGGATCGCTTCGGGCCGGAGGCCTGGGGGGCGCTGTACAAGATCCCGAACGCCATGTGGCAGGACTACCTTTCCTGGCTGCAGCGCGTGCTGGAATTGCCGGTGCGCCATGGCCTGCGCGTGACGGACATCGCCCCCGAGGACGGGCTGCTGCGCCTGGCGGTGGAGACGCCGCAGGGGCCGCAATCCCTGCTGGCGCGGCATGTGGTGCTGGCCACCGGGCGCGCCGGGGCGGGCGGGCTGGTCTGGCCGAGTTTCGTGCCGCTTTCCCTGGTGCCCGACCTCGCCATCCAGGCCTGCGAGCCGCTGGATTTCGCGCCGCTGGTCGGCAAGTCGCTGGCCGTGATCGGCGCCGGCGCCTCGGCCTGGGACAATGCCGCGACGGCGCTGGAACGCGGCGCGGCCTCGGCCACGCTCTATGTGCGCGCGAAGTCGTTGCCGCAGATCAACAAGGGCCGCGGCAGCACTGGCCCGCACTACTTCCACGGCTGGGACGCGCTGACGCCCGAGCAGCGCTGGGAGTTGATGGGCTACATGCTCGACGTGCGCTCGCCGCCGCCGCATGAGACGGTGCACCGCGCGCTGCGCCTGAAGGGCTTTTCCATCGTCTTCGGCGCGCCAACCCTGGGAGCGCGGCGCGAGGGCGCGCAGGTGGTGCTGTCATTGGGCGGCGAGACCCCGCGCGAGGTGGCGCATGACTACCTGGTGGTCGCCACCGGCTATCGCGTGGACCTGGACCATGTGCCGGAACTGGCCCGCTTCGCGCCGCATGCGCAGCGCTTCGGCGACGTGATCCCGGATGCCGCCACGCGGCCCGACCTCGCGGCCTTCCCCTTCCTGGGCACGGGCTTCGAACTTCTGCCGCGCGGCGCCGACGCGCCGTCGGAACTGGGCCGCATCCACCTGATGAACCATGGCGCCATCGCCTCGCTGGGCGCGATCTCCAGCGACATCCCCGGCGTCATGGTGGCGGGCGAGCGCGTGGCCCACGCCATCCTGCGGGCGCTGATGCGGGCGGAATGGCCCGCGATCCGCGAGGCGCTTCAGGCATTTGACGAACCCGAGCTGGAAAGCACACCCTTCTACGTGCCGCGAGACATGGAACCCAAGTGA
- a CDS encoding alpha/beta hydrolase family protein yields MARQEGVPVRMRAADGTVLGGFVWRHGGRGPSRPIVVVAPATSVRCRYYARFAAYLFANDHDVVLFDYRGIGESRPPRLRGFGADWLDWGEQDLEAALGYAAATFPGQPMHLVGHSIGGFAIGLAPSNGKLARVLTVGAQYAYWRDYAAPQRHHMYVKWHLLMPAITRLFGYCPARRLGWMEDTPAGVVRDWSRMKARFEDSLGPHHRRGDAGALLRRFAHVTAPILAIGLEDDPYGTPEALDRLLAYYQASPRRHWRIAPAEIGAEAIGHFAFFHDRFRDSLWPVALAWLRAGEIPAGAPGRAWPPAPPRA; encoded by the coding sequence TTGGCGCGCCAGGAGGGCGTCCCGGTGCGGATGCGGGCGGCGGATGGCACGGTGCTGGGCGGGTTCGTCTGGCGCCATGGCGGCCGTGGCCCGTCGCGCCCCATCGTCGTGGTCGCGCCCGCGACCTCCGTGCGGTGCCGCTACTATGCCCGCTTCGCCGCCTATCTCTTCGCGAACGACCATGACGTGGTGCTCTTCGACTACCGGGGCATCGGCGAATCGCGCCCGCCCAGGCTTCGCGGCTTCGGTGCCGATTGGCTGGATTGGGGCGAGCAGGACCTTGAGGCCGCGCTGGGATATGCGGCGGCGACCTTCCCTGGCCAGCCCATGCATCTTGTCGGCCACTCCATTGGTGGCTTCGCCATCGGCCTCGCGCCGTCGAACGGGAAGCTCGCGCGGGTCCTGACGGTGGGCGCGCAATACGCCTATTGGCGCGACTACGCCGCGCCGCAGCGCCACCACATGTATGTGAAATGGCACCTCCTGATGCCGGCGATCACGCGGCTTTTCGGATATTGTCCCGCGCGCCGCCTGGGCTGGATGGAGGACACGCCCGCCGGCGTCGTCCGCGACTGGAGCCGGATGAAGGCCCGGTTCGAGGACAGCCTGGGGCCACATCATCGCCGGGGCGATGCCGGCGCGCTGCTGCGCCGCTTCGCCCATGTCACCGCGCCCATCCTGGCGATCGGGTTGGAGGATGACCCCTACGGCACGCCCGAGGCGCTGGACCGGCTGCTGGCCTATTATCAGGCCAGCCCCCGCCGGCATTGGCGGATCGCGCCGGCCGAGATCGGCGCGGAGGCCATCGGGCATTTCGCCTTCTTCCACGACCGCTTCAGGGACAGCCTGTGGCCAGTGGCCCTCGCCTGGCTGCGGGCCGGCGAAATTCCGGCCGGGGCACCGGGCCGCGCCTGGCCGCCCGCTCCGCCTCGCGCCTGA
- the leuB gene encoding 3-isopropylmalate dehydrogenase, which produces MSANKKLLVLPGDGIGPEVMREVRRVIDWMEHRRAARFSIDEGLVGGAAIDATGQPCPDATLEAARQADAVLFGSVGGPKWDSLPFEQRPELGILRLRKELGLFANLRPAVVLDPLVDASSLKPDVVRGLDIMIVRESTGGIYFGEPRGIHKDAAGKRVGIDTEVYSEDEIARVARVAFDLARQRRNKVTSTEKANVMQSGRLWRAVVSEVHKAEYADVELEHMYADNAAMQLCSRPKQFDVILGSNLFGDVLSDLAAALTGSLGMLPSATLGAVQPSGKRHALYEPIHGSAPDIAGKGVANPSAQILSFAMLLRISFGMEEDAKLIETAVEKVLGGGLRTADIMQPGMARVSTSVMGESVVRELEKLAN; this is translated from the coding sequence ATGTCCGCCAACAAGAAGCTTCTCGTCCTGCCCGGTGACGGTATCGGCCCCGAGGTGATGCGCGAGGTCCGCCGCGTCATTGACTGGATGGAGCACCGCCGCGCCGCCCGCTTCAGCATTGATGAGGGCCTGGTCGGCGGGGCCGCCATTGATGCCACCGGCCAGCCCTGCCCGGATGCCACCCTCGAAGCCGCGCGCCAGGCCGATGCGGTTCTGTTCGGCAGCGTGGGCGGCCCGAAATGGGACAGCCTGCCCTTCGAGCAGCGGCCCGAACTCGGCATCCTGCGCCTGCGCAAGGAACTGGGCCTCTTCGCCAACCTCCGCCCCGCCGTGGTACTGGACCCGCTGGTGGACGCCTCCAGCCTCAAGCCCGATGTGGTGCGCGGCCTGGACATCATGATCGTGCGCGAGAGCACGGGCGGCATCTATTTCGGTGAGCCGCGCGGCATCCACAAGGACGCCGCCGGCAAGCGCGTGGGCATTGATACCGAGGTCTATTCAGAGGACGAGATCGCCCGCGTGGCCCGCGTGGCCTTCGACCTGGCCCGCCAGCGTCGCAACAAGGTGACCAGCACCGAGAAGGCGAACGTCATGCAGTCCGGCCGCCTCTGGCGCGCCGTGGTGAGCGAGGTCCACAAGGCCGAATACGCCGATGTGGAGCTGGAGCACATGTACGCCGACAACGCGGCCATGCAGCTCTGCTCGCGGCCCAAGCAGTTCGACGTGATCCTGGGCTCCAACCTGTTCGGCGACGTGCTGTCCGACCTCGCGGCGGCGCTGACGGGTTCGCTCGGCATGCTGCCCTCGGCGACGCTGGGCGCGGTGCAGCCCTCGGGCAAGCGGCATGCGCTGTATGAGCCCATCCATGGCTCGGCGCCGGACATCGCGGGGAAGGGGGTCGCGAATCCTTCGGCCCAGATCCTTTCCTTCGCCATGCTGCTGCGCATCTCCTTCGGCATGGAGGAGGATGCGAAGCTGATCGAAACGGCGGTGGAGAAGGTGCTGGGCGGCGGCCTTCGCACGGCCGACATCATGCAGCCCGGCATGGCCCGCGTCAGCACCAGCGTGATGGGCGAGAGCGTGGTGCGGGAGCTGGAGAAGCTCGCCAACTGA
- the leuD gene encoding 3-isopropylmalate dehydratase small subunit: MKPFTTLTGVAAPLPKANVDTDQIIPARFLKTIARTGLGKSLFANFRYDEQGKENPDFVLNQAPYRQAEILIAFENFGCGSSREHAPWALLDFGIRCVIAPDFADIFHNNSFKNGILPVKLPREICAALMEDAKLGGNARITVDLERQVVVRPSGEEIPFEVDPFRKHCLLNGLDDIGQTMQHKPAIDDFEARQRAAQPWLYA; encoded by the coding sequence ATGAAGCCCTTCACGACGCTGACCGGGGTGGCGGCACCGCTGCCCAAGGCCAATGTGGACACGGACCAGATCATCCCCGCGCGCTTCCTCAAGACCATCGCGCGCACGGGTCTGGGCAAGAGCCTCTTCGCCAATTTCCGCTATGATGAGCAGGGCAAAGAGAACCCCGACTTCGTGCTGAACCAGGCGCCCTACCGCCAGGCCGAAATCCTCATCGCCTTCGAGAATTTCGGCTGCGGTTCGTCGCGTGAGCACGCGCCCTGGGCGCTGCTCGATTTCGGCATCCGCTGCGTCATCGCGCCGGACTTCGCGGACATCTTCCACAACAACAGCTTCAAGAACGGCATCCTGCCCGTGAAGCTGCCGCGCGAAATCTGCGCGGCGCTGATGGAGGATGCGAAGCTCGGCGGCAATGCGCGCATCACGGTGGATTTGGAGCGCCAGGTGGTGGTGCGCCCGAGCGGCGAGGAAATCCCCTTCGAGGTGGACCCCTTCCGCAAACACTGCCTGCTGAACGGTTTGGACGACATCGGCCAGACCATGCAGCACAAGCCCGCCATTGATGATTTCGAGGCCCGCCAGCGCGCGGCCCAGCCCTGGCTCTACGCCTAA
- the leuC gene encoding 3-isopropylmalate dehydratase large subunit, which translates to MAENRPRTLFDKIWAHHVVETLPDGTALLYIDRHLVHEVTSPQAFEGLRAAGRPVRRPDATIAVVDHNIATDSSRRTGITDPESRVQVETLEKNVVEFGVPYIPLLDARQGIVHVIGPEQGLSLPGMTIVCGDSHTSTHGAMGALAFGIGTSEVEHVLATQTLLQKPAKNMRVTVDGKLPLGCTAKDIVLAIIGKIGTAGGTGHVIEFAGEAIRALDMAGRMTVCNMSIEAGARAGMVAPDQTTFDYVKGRPYAPKGEAFDRAVAWWSTLPSDPGAVFDKEVFLDAAEIAPMVSWGTSPEDVAPITATVPNPAEAPNETRRAQLERMLQYMGLTPGQKLTDLKVDVVFIGSCTNSRIEDIRVAAAIAKGRKVADGVRAMVVPGSGLIKQQAEAEGLDRILTEAGFEWREAGCSMCLGMNPDKLTPGQRCASTSNRNFEGRQGPGGRTHLVSPAMATAAALAGHLADVRDFQPQGSH; encoded by the coding sequence ATGGCCGAGAACAGGCCCCGCACACTCTTCGACAAGATCTGGGCGCACCACGTCGTCGAGACGCTGCCCGATGGCACCGCGCTTCTCTACATCGACCGTCACCTCGTCCATGAAGTGACCAGCCCCCAGGCCTTCGAGGGGCTGCGCGCGGCCGGCCGCCCGGTGCGCCGCCCGGATGCCACCATCGCCGTGGTGGATCACAACATCGCGACCGACAGCAGCCGCCGCACCGGCATCACCGACCCTGAAAGCCGCGTGCAGGTCGAGACGCTGGAGAAGAACGTCGTCGAGTTCGGCGTGCCCTATATCCCGCTGCTCGATGCGCGGCAGGGCATCGTGCATGTCATCGGGCCGGAGCAGGGGCTCTCGCTCCCGGGCATGACGATCGTGTGCGGGGACAGCCACACCTCGACGCATGGCGCGATGGGCGCGCTGGCCTTCGGCATCGGCACCTCCGAGGTGGAGCATGTGCTGGCCACCCAGACGCTGCTGCAGAAGCCCGCCAAGAACATGCGCGTGACGGTGGATGGCAAGCTGCCCCTGGGCTGCACCGCCAAGGACATCGTGCTGGCCATCATCGGCAAGATCGGCACCGCGGGCGGCACGGGGCATGTCATCGAATTCGCGGGCGAGGCCATCCGTGCGCTGGACATGGCGGGCCGCATGACGGTCTGCAACATGTCCATCGAGGCGGGTGCCCGCGCCGGCATGGTGGCGCCGGACCAGACCACCTTCGACTATGTGAAGGGCCGCCCCTACGCCCCCAAGGGAGAGGCCTTCGACCGCGCCGTCGCCTGGTGGTCCACCCTGCCGTCCGACCCCGGCGCGGTGTTCGACAAGGAGGTGTTCCTGGACGCGGCCGAGATCGCGCCCATGGTCTCCTGGGGCACGAGCCCCGAGGATGTGGCGCCCATCACGGCCACCGTCCCGAACCCCGCCGAGGCGCCCAACGAGACGCGCCGCGCGCAGCTCGAGCGCATGCTGCAATATATGGGCCTGACGCCCGGCCAGAAGCTGACGGACCTCAAGGTGGACGTGGTCTTCATCGGCAGCTGCACCAACAGCCGCATCGAGGACATCCGCGTCGCCGCCGCCATCGCCAAGGGCCGCAAGGTGGCGGACGGCGTGCGCGCCATGGTGGTTCCCGGCTCCGGCCTCATCAAGCAGCAGGCCGAGGCGGAGGGGCTGGACCGCATCCTGACCGAGGCGGGCTTCGAGTGGCGCGAGGCCGGGTGCTCGATGTGCCTCGGCATGAACCCGGACAAGCTGACGCCGGGGCAGCGCTGCGCCTCCACCTCCAACCGCAACTTCGAGGGGCGGCAGGGGCCGGGCGGGCGCACGCATCTCGTCTCGCCCGCCATGGCCACCGCCGCCGCTTTGGCCGGCCACCTGGCCGATGTGCGCGACTTCCAGCCGCAGGGGAGCCACTGA